One stretch of Francisella sp. LA112445 DNA includes these proteins:
- a CDS encoding class I SAM-dependent methyltransferase, whose protein sequence is MNVKERIITGYLAQRWYKKALIITNNDDSYLDRINVLRKVVCSGYLKTESQKGCIFDVEAWPFEHKFFDLIILDQDFLPCSKQMKSLLQQLHFCLADDGEVIATCSGDIRLYKLLSKFLANGFVSKKIQLINPTGNVFIDLFKRVVSKNFVAIFKKDNYFIVDGLKVSDLVTESKKKRVYSGNCMKEIYGDIHKKK, encoded by the coding sequence ATGAATGTGAAAGAGCGAATTATAACAGGATATCTTGCACAAAGATGGTATAAAAAAGCTCTTATTATCACAAATAATGATGACAGCTATCTTGATAGAATTAATGTCTTAAGAAAGGTTGTTTGCTCAGGATATTTAAAAACAGAGTCTCAAAAGGGCTGTATCTTTGATGTTGAAGCGTGGCCGTTTGAACATAAGTTTTTTGATTTAATAATTTTGGATCAAGATTTTTTACCTTGCTCAAAACAGATGAAATCTTTATTGCAACAATTACATTTTTGTCTAGCAGATGATGGTGAGGTTATAGCTACATGTTCAGGAGATATTAGGCTTTATAAGTTGCTATCAAAATTCTTAGCAAACGGATTTGTTAGTAAAAAAATTCAATTAATAAATCCAACGGGAAATGTCTTTATTGATTTATTTAAACGTGTAGTAAGTAAAAACTTCGTTGCGATCTTCAAAAAAGATAATTATTTTATAGTAGATGGTCTCAAAGTATCTGATTTAGTAACCGAATCGAAAAAGAAACGAGTATACAGTGGTAACTGTATGAAGGAGATATATGGGGATATTCACAAGAAAAAATAA
- the rnhA gene encoding ribonuclease HI, with the protein MGIFTRKNNVIAYTDGACKGNPGIGGWGAILSYNGVEKEIYGAEKETTNNRMELLAAIRTLESLKRKCDITIFTDSKYLQNGINQWLANWKANGWKTAAKKEVKNKDLWQELDSLSQVHNITWSWVKGHSGNQGNEKADELANKAIAELMEKDKNGKL; encoded by the coding sequence ATGGGGATATTCACAAGAAAAAATAATGTTATAGCTTATACTGATGGAGCTTGTAAAGGCAATCCTGGTATAGGTGGTTGGGGAGCTATACTTAGCTATAATGGTGTAGAGAAAGAGATATATGGCGCAGAGAAGGAAACTACTAACAATCGGATGGAGCTTTTAGCTGCTATTAGAACATTAGAGAGCCTAAAAAGAAAATGTGATATTACCATTTTTACTGATTCTAAATATCTACAAAACGGTATTAACCAGTGGTTAGCAAATTGGAAAGCTAATGGCTGGAAGACAGCAGCTAAGAAAGAAGTTAAAAATAAAGATTTATGGCAAGAGCTTGATAGTCTAAGTCAGGTTCATAATATTACTTGGAGCTGGGTTAAAGGACACAGTGGTAATCAAGGCAACGAAAAAGCAGATGAGCTTGCAAACAAGGCTATAGCAGAGTTAATGGAGAAAGATAAAAATGGAAAACTTTAG
- the yajC gene encoding preprotein translocase subunit YajC, with product MKKILLSLAAVVLFTSSSFAAGSEASAGSPLSSILMLVVFFAIFWFLLIRPQQKKNKDLRKMLSELAKGDEVVTNGGIIGKIAKIDDTFVDLEVAENVTVKIQRNAVSNILPKGATKA from the coding sequence ATGAAAAAAATATTATTATCGTTAGCAGCTGTTGTGTTATTTACTTCAAGTTCTTTTGCAGCAGGTAGTGAAGCTTCAGCTGGTAGTCCATTAAGCTCAATCTTAATGTTAGTAGTGTTTTTTGCAATATTTTGGTTTTTACTTATTAGACCACAACAAAAGAAGAATAAAGACTTACGTAAAATGTTGTCAGAGTTAGCTAAAGGTGACGAAGTTGTGACTAATGGTGGCATAATAGGGAAAATAGCTAAAATTGATGATACTTTTGTAGATCTAGAAGTGGCAGAAAATGTTACTGTTAAAATTCAAAGAAATGCAGTTTCTAATATTTTACCAAAAGGTGCTACTAAGGCTTAG
- a CDS encoding isochorismatase family cysteine hydrolase: MGNTIVIAADFINEIVDEKGAFGAFNAERVKNCHTIENANKIIAWARKNDVKVAHVKVGFSKDYHECPRNSPIFGQAPEYKVLQLGTWATEFHKDVDVQDHDIVITKHRISFVYATDCEAILRANKIENIIVFGVSTEHVIESSVRELHDRDYNVTVISDACNAGTEEGHNKSLESLAHISKVVTAEEFLSSN; the protein is encoded by the coding sequence ATGGGAAATACAATAGTTATTGCAGCTGATTTCATAAATGAAATAGTTGATGAGAAAGGTGCTTTTGGAGCATTTAATGCAGAGAGAGTTAAAAATTGTCATACAATAGAGAATGCTAATAAGATTATAGCATGGGCTCGTAAGAATGATGTTAAAGTTGCTCACGTTAAAGTAGGTTTTAGTAAAGACTATCATGAGTGTCCAAGAAACTCACCTATCTTTGGACAAGCTCCAGAATATAAAGTTCTTCAGCTTGGTACATGGGCTACAGAATTCCATAAAGATGTAGATGTACAAGATCATGATATCGTAATAACTAAGCATAGAATTAGTTTTGTATATGCTACAGATTGTGAAGCTATCTTAAGAGCTAACAAGATTGAAAATATTATAGTTTTTGGTGTATCTACTGAGCATGTTATTGAATCTTCAGTAAGAGAATTACATGATAGAGACTATAATGTAACAGTTATTTCAGATGCATGTAATGCAGGAACTGAAGAAGGTCACAACAAGAGTCTTGAGAGCCTAGCTCACATTTCTAAAGTTGTTACAGCTGAAGAGTTCTTATCAAGTAACTAA
- the secD gene encoding protein translocase subunit SecD gives MSNNKNLPINQFPLWKNLLIVLILALALFYAIPNIFGKSPALQISQKDGDISTQLLVKVENTLDKNKVAYEKAQITNNKDNVSITFKDVEEQLKAKKILKESLSDNYIIAMNMLSNSPSWLSALGANPMNLGLDLRGGMYLMLEADTKTAINAQLDNTLNVILAAAKDNNIGVSSSTKADEKSSVKAPQDYIANGYVSITLDNSADVTKLNQYLNSEFKKIQDPNITSTTKANTVFVTYNSAKILQLKQGAISQVVTVMRNRINALGVAEASVAQAGENRVVIEIPGMQDATQAKQILGGTSTASFYLVDPVTNRLATEEQGYKVYSLDNSRGYQSYYSLKGAPVAGGADIIGASPSVDRQTGTPIVMVELSRSAATHFRKITGKNVGNPMGVMLVNTTYEKVKTKDGKEKNVVNKTEKLINVATIQSALGSHFQITGLSQKEANNLALMIKSGSLQVPVHIVQESQIGPSLGKANIEKGMLSIVVALLAVIIFILIYYRVFGIIANIALVMNLVLIVAVMSIIPGATLTLPGIAGIVLNLGMSIDGNVLIFERIREEIRAGMPRQSAIHIGYEKAFTTIVDSNITTLIVAVILFFIGTGAVKGFAITLMIGIVTSMFTSVTVSRAMTNFVYGKKKKLEKISIGI, from the coding sequence ATGAGTAATAATAAGAATCTTCCTATAAATCAATTTCCTTTATGGAAAAATCTTTTAATAGTCTTAATTTTAGCATTAGCATTGTTTTATGCTATACCTAATATCTTTGGTAAAAGTCCAGCTTTACAAATATCTCAAAAAGATGGTGATATTAGTACTCAATTATTAGTTAAAGTTGAAAATACTTTAGATAAAAATAAAGTTGCTTATGAAAAGGCGCAAATAACTAATAATAAAGATAATGTTTCAATTACATTTAAAGATGTGGAAGAACAACTTAAAGCGAAAAAAATATTAAAAGAAAGTTTAAGTGATAATTATATTATTGCTATGAATATGCTTTCTAATTCACCAAGCTGGCTTTCAGCATTAGGTGCTAACCCTATGAATTTAGGATTAGATTTACGTGGTGGAATGTACTTAATGCTAGAGGCTGATACAAAAACAGCTATAAATGCACAATTAGATAATACATTAAATGTGATTTTAGCAGCAGCTAAAGATAATAATATAGGTGTTTCTAGCTCGACTAAAGCTGATGAAAAATCTAGTGTTAAAGCTCCACAAGATTATATTGCTAATGGCTATGTATCTATTACGTTAGATAATTCTGCAGATGTTACTAAGCTTAATCAATATTTAAACTCGGAGTTTAAAAAGATTCAAGATCCAAATATTACAAGCACAACTAAAGCTAATACTGTATTTGTGACTTATAATAGTGCTAAGATTCTTCAATTAAAACAGGGTGCTATATCTCAAGTTGTAACAGTAATGCGTAATCGTATTAATGCTTTAGGTGTTGCGGAAGCTTCAGTTGCTCAAGCTGGTGAGAATCGTGTAGTTATTGAGATTCCTGGTATGCAAGATGCTACTCAAGCTAAACAGATTTTAGGTGGTACATCTACTGCAAGTTTTTATTTAGTCGATCCTGTTACAAATAGGCTTGCTACAGAAGAGCAAGGCTATAAAGTCTACTCTCTAGATAACTCTAGAGGTTATCAAAGTTATTATAGTTTAAAAGGAGCTCCAGTAGCAGGTGGTGCTGATATTATTGGTGCAAGTCCATCAGTAGATCGCCAAACAGGTACGCCAATAGTTATGGTTGAATTAAGTAGATCAGCTGCAACGCACTTTAGAAAAATTACTGGCAAAAATGTTGGTAACCCTATGGGTGTAATGCTTGTGAATACTACTTATGAGAAAGTCAAAACTAAAGATGGCAAAGAGAAAAATGTAGTTAATAAAACTGAGAAGTTAATAAATGTAGCTACTATTCAATCTGCTCTTGGTTCACATTTTCAGATTACGGGCTTAAGTCAAAAAGAGGCAAATAATCTTGCTTTAATGATTAAGTCTGGCTCATTACAGGTACCTGTTCATATTGTTCAAGAATCACAAATAGGACCAAGTTTAGGTAAAGCTAATATTGAGAAAGGTATGCTATCTATAGTTGTAGCTCTTTTAGCTGTTATTATTTTTATTCTAATCTATTACCGAGTCTTTGGTATCATTGCAAATATTGCTTTGGTTATGAACCTTGTATTGATCGTAGCTGTTATGTCAATTATTCCAGGGGCAACATTAACATTACCTGGTATTGCAGGTATTGTTCTTAACCTTGGTATGTCAATTGATGGGAACGTACTGATTTTTGAAAGAATTAGGGAAGAGATTCGTGCAGGTATGCCACGTCAAAGTGCAATTCATATAGGTTATGAGAAGGCATTTACGACAATTGTTGACTCTAATATTACAACTTTAATTGTTGCAGTTATTCTTTTCTTTATTGGAACAGGGGCTGTTAAAGGATTTGCTATTACATTGATGATTGGTATTGTTACATCTATGTTTACATCAGTTACTGTTTCTAGAGCTATGACTAATTTTGTTTATGGTAAGAAAAAGAAACTAGAAAAAATCTCTATAGGAATATAA
- the rpoH gene encoding RNA polymerase sigma factor RpoH, producing MSKKKLLPVAKPKTLPVVSDNNLNSYLNFVNSLPILSLEEEQELAKRYKYQKDLEAAQQLVLSHLRFVTKIAKNFSGYGLSIADLIQEGNIGLMKAVSKFDPEQGVRLVSFAVHWIKAEMHDYVLKNWKIVKVATTKAQRKLFFNLRSSKGKIGWLSSNEIKQLAEELNVKEETVIEMEKRMCQGDASLDLPYTDDDGGQSSQQSLYLEDKSSNIEHQIVQQDYYDNFKAVVKDVLGSFDTRTKDIIMSRYLLEKKATLQDLAAKYKISAERVRQIEEEALAKLKKAIKNRS from the coding sequence ATGTCTAAAAAAAAGTTATTACCAGTTGCAAAACCTAAGACTCTACCTGTTGTATCTGATAATAACCTCAATTCTTATCTAAACTTTGTCAATAGCTTGCCGATATTATCTCTAGAAGAAGAGCAAGAGTTAGCAAAACGTTATAAATATCAAAAAGATTTAGAAGCTGCACAGCAGTTAGTCTTATCTCATTTAAGATTTGTAACTAAAATTGCTAAAAACTTTTCTGGCTATGGCTTATCAATAGCAGACCTGATCCAAGAGGGTAATATTGGGCTTATGAAAGCTGTAAGTAAGTTTGATCCAGAACAAGGTGTTAGATTGGTATCTTTTGCTGTCCATTGGATTAAGGCAGAAATGCATGATTATGTCTTAAAAAATTGGAAAATTGTAAAGGTAGCTACAACAAAAGCACAACGAAAACTGTTTTTTAATCTTAGAAGCTCCAAAGGGAAGATTGGTTGGTTAAGTTCAAATGAGATTAAACAGTTGGCTGAAGAGCTTAATGTTAAAGAAGAAACTGTCATTGAGATGGAAAAAAGGATGTGTCAAGGCGATGCAAGTCTTGATCTTCCATATACAGATGATGATGGTGGGCAGTCTAGCCAGCAGAGCTTATATCTTGAAGATAAATCATCTAATATTGAGCATCAGATAGTACAGCAAGATTATTATGACAATTTTAAAGCAGTTGTAAAGGATGTTTTAGGTAGTTTTGATACTCGTACAAAAGATATTATTATGTCTCGATATTTGCTTGAGAAAAAAGCGACTTTGCAGGATTTAGCTGCTAAGTATAAGATCTCAGCAGAGAGAGTCCGACAAATAGAGGAAGAAGCATTAGCTAAATTAAAAAAAGCTATTAAAAATAGGAGCTAG
- a CDS encoding alpha-glucosidase produces the protein MLQINNSNNQLEIIYNNRILLKHSAEKPAFFIGKGQDSMEMYRGNFNISDYVIERLPLAGAISKNSNSFELLYNGKPALNISFNSKDDQLKISFEAIDSSFNRFWIRINADASEKVYGCGEQLSYFNLRGRNFPLWTSEPGVGRDKSTLVTWMADVKDKAGGDYYNTNYPQSTFVSTHKYFCHMDSTAYMDFNFKNDDFHELECWEIPQNIVFRTADSYISLLEKLTEFFGRQPKLPEWVYNGLIVGLQNGTETVLGKTNDVINKGVKIAGIWAQDWQGKRVTSFGKRLNWNWQWDKEMYPNLDKEIPKLKERGIKFLGYINPYLVKGYPLYNEAFELDYFAKSKDGEEYLVDFGEFYCGVVDLTNPEAFEWYKNRVIKKEMIDFGLDGWMADFGEYLPVDCTLYSGIDAKKAHNDWPRLWAKANYEAIKEAGKLGEIMFFMRAGFNGFQPYNTLLWAGDQCVDFSLHDGLASVVPAALSAGMSGMGLHHSDIGGYTSLHGLKRTKELFMRWSDMAAFTCVMRTHEGNRPDENFQFEQDDEAVAHLAKMVSTYTALKPYIKSLVNENHEKGIPVQRPLFIHYENDETCYDIQYQYLLGKDLLVAPVHKEGVTDWDVYLPEGDDWVHIYSDKEYKGGQNVTVEAKIGYPPVFYKKGSAHSELFASLKNID, from the coding sequence ATGTTACAGATTAATAACAGCAATAATCAGTTAGAAATAATCTACAACAATAGAATATTACTGAAACATAGTGCTGAAAAACCTGCTTTCTTTATTGGCAAAGGTCAAGACTCAATGGAAATGTATCGTGGTAACTTTAACATATCAGACTATGTTATAGAAAGGTTACCTTTAGCAGGTGCTATCTCTAAAAATAGCAATTCTTTTGAGCTTTTATATAATGGTAAACCTGCATTAAACATATCATTTAATAGCAAAGATGATCAACTTAAAATATCTTTTGAAGCTATAGATAGCTCATTCAATCGCTTCTGGATAAGAATTAATGCTGATGCTAGTGAAAAAGTATATGGATGTGGAGAACAGCTTTCATATTTTAATCTTAGAGGTAGAAACTTCCCTCTTTGGACTTCTGAACCTGGTGTAGGTCGTGATAAGAGCACTCTTGTGACATGGATGGCAGATGTTAAAGATAAAGCAGGTGGTGATTACTACAACACAAACTACCCTCAGTCAACTTTTGTCTCTACACATAAATACTTCTGTCACATGGATAGTACAGCTTATATGGATTTTAACTTTAAAAATGATGATTTCCATGAGCTAGAGTGTTGGGAAATACCTCAAAATATAGTATTTAGAACAGCTGATAGCTATATTTCTTTGCTAGAAAAGCTAACAGAATTCTTTGGTAGACAACCAAAACTTCCTGAATGGGTATATAACGGTCTAATTGTAGGTCTACAAAATGGTACAGAAACAGTCTTAGGAAAAACTAATGATGTTATCAACAAAGGTGTAAAAATAGCAGGCATCTGGGCTCAAGACTGGCAAGGCAAAAGAGTTACAAGTTTTGGTAAAAGACTAAACTGGAACTGGCAATGGGATAAAGAAATGTATCCAAACCTAGATAAAGAAATCCCTAAGCTTAAAGAAAGAGGTATTAAATTCTTAGGTTATATTAATCCATACCTTGTAAAAGGTTATCCCCTATATAACGAAGCTTTTGAACTTGACTACTTTGCTAAATCGAAAGATGGCGAAGAGTACTTAGTAGATTTTGGTGAATTCTACTGTGGTGTTGTAGACCTAACAAATCCTGAAGCATTTGAATGGTATAAAAATAGAGTGATCAAAAAAGAAATGATTGATTTCGGTCTAGATGGCTGGATGGCAGATTTTGGTGAGTATCTACCTGTAGACTGTACTTTATATAGTGGCATAGATGCGAAAAAAGCACATAATGATTGGCCAAGACTTTGGGCTAAAGCAAACTATGAAGCAATTAAGGAAGCTGGCAAATTAGGTGAAATCATGTTTTTCATGCGTGCAGGATTTAATGGTTTCCAACCATACAATACTCTATTATGGGCAGGCGATCAATGTGTTGACTTTAGTTTACATGACGGCCTTGCTTCTGTTGTTCCAGCAGCATTATCAGCTGGAATGAGCGGGATGGGGCTACATCATAGTGATATTGGTGGTTATACATCTCTACATGGCTTAAAAAGAACAAAAGAGTTATTTATGCGCTGGAGTGACATGGCTGCATTCACTTGTGTTATGAGAACACATGAAGGCAACAGACCTGATGAGAATTTCCAATTTGAACAAGATGATGAAGCTGTAGCTCATCTAGCAAAAATGGTTAGTACATATACAGCTCTTAAACCTTATATAAAATCATTAGTAAATGAAAATCATGAAAAAGGAATACCTGTTCAACGTCCTTTATTTATTCATTATGAAAATGATGAAACTTGCTATGATATACAATATCAATATTTACTAGGTAAAGATCTGTTAGTAGCTCCTGTTCATAAAGAAGGTGTAACAGATTGGGATGTATATCTACCTGAAGGTGATGATTGGGTACACATCTACTCAGATAAAGAGTATAAAGGTGGTCAAAATGTAACTGTAGAAGCAAAAATTGGCTATCCTCCAGTATTCTATAAAAAAGGTTCTGCTCACAGTGAGCTTTTTGCATCACTTAAAAATATTGACTAA
- the aroA gene encoding 3-phosphoshikimate 1-carboxyvinyltransferase: protein MKNFIPKITTKVKQNVYLDGSKSISNRSLIIAAMANGETRFENLPNSADVLACVAALKELGCDIKHNQDSKTLNIGGCNGKFQNKKAKIFCNESGTLTRFIIPMCAVQGSGDYYVYAKQRMMERPLADQLKPLENLGMKAQYHEKAHAMPMTINANSLVGGSIEVDGKKSSQFASGLLMAAPFMQHGLVLNSITDHKQPYLDMTAKVMAEFGIDVDIENNIYKTKKSSYKSPGRYVVEPDVSTASYFWAFAAITGSTIKVMNVTKESKQGDIKFLDVLEMIGCEVKYFDDGVEVTGAKKLKGVNVNMRNFSDTFMTLAAIACFADSDTYISGLSHTRGQESDRVSAMAEGLTKLGMYVETTQDSILISPSKSKFQPAEVDSFNDHRIAMSLGLLGLRNDGVVINNAEAVSKTCPDYFERMRNLVG from the coding sequence ATGAAAAACTTTATACCTAAAATTACAACAAAGGTAAAGCAAAATGTTTATTTAGATGGTTCTAAAAGTATCTCAAATAGATCTTTAATTATTGCAGCTATGGCAAATGGAGAAACTAGATTTGAAAATCTACCAAATAGTGCAGATGTTTTGGCATGTGTTGCAGCTTTAAAAGAGCTAGGTTGTGATATAAAACATAATCAAGATAGTAAAACTTTAAATATTGGTGGTTGTAACGGAAAGTTTCAGAATAAAAAAGCAAAGATATTTTGTAATGAATCTGGTACATTGACAAGATTTATAATCCCTATGTGCGCTGTACAAGGATCTGGTGATTACTATGTTTATGCTAAACAAAGAATGATGGAGAGACCGTTAGCAGATCAATTAAAGCCGTTAGAGAATTTAGGAATGAAGGCTCAGTATCATGAAAAAGCTCATGCAATGCCAATGACTATTAATGCAAACTCTTTAGTAGGTGGTAGTATCGAAGTAGATGGCAAAAAAAGTTCTCAGTTTGCATCAGGCTTACTTATGGCAGCACCATTTATGCAGCATGGTCTAGTTTTAAATTCAATTACAGATCATAAGCAACCATATTTAGATATGACAGCAAAAGTTATGGCAGAGTTTGGTATTGATGTGGATATTGAAAATAATATTTATAAAACTAAGAAATCTAGCTACAAATCTCCAGGAAGATATGTAGTTGAGCCAGATGTCTCAACTGCTTCATATTTCTGGGCATTTGCTGCTATTACTGGATCTACTATAAAAGTAATGAATGTAACTAAAGAATCTAAGCAAGGAGATATCAAGTTTTTAGATGTTCTTGAGATGATTGGTTGTGAAGTTAAATATTTTGATGATGGTGTTGAAGTTACAGGAGCTAAGAAATTAAAGGGTGTAAATGTTAATATGCGTAATTTCTCAGATACATTTATGACTTTGGCTGCTATAGCTTGCTTTGCTGATTCAGATACTTATATTTCAGGACTTAGCCATACTAGAGGTCAAGAATCAGACAGAGTATCTGCTATGGCAGAAGGGCTTACAAAACTTGGTATGTATGTTGAAACGACACAAGATAGTATTTTAATATCGCCATCTAAAAGTAAATTCCAACCTGCAGAAGTTGATAGCTTTAATGATCATAGAATTGCTATGTCATTAGGTCTTTTAGGGTTAAGAAATGATGGTGTTGTTATAAATAATGCGGAGGCTGTTAGTAAGACTTGTCCAGATTATTTTGAAAGAATGAGAAACTTGGTAGGTTAA
- a CDS encoding MFS transporter, with amino-acid sequence MQNLKLRNYISYGMGDIFGGGAFALIGTFFMIFLTNNVGLSPVLAGLLFGLGRFWMAITDPFFGNLSDKTNTRFGRRRIFFLIGIIPIIITFIPMWMTPLKVGVNGVTDTQAFIYYLVMYCIFDVVYSMVITPYAALIADMTHEYKERVRLSAFRMGFSQFSSILATSVAPIILAAYTYSDKAYVVMATVFSILYAIVWVVVFLGTKEITTNTNEVKKEKESFISKLTGLLSSFASAFKNKSFRAQLGLYLAAFTALDFLMTLSVYFIKTYLESPQLVSYISTMWIAQICVLPIYVFIANKFSKATSYRIGATIWVLSMLGLLLLNQTNASALTVSAGFILIGIGLSPCYMIPMAMLSFVTEVDVLLSKQRRTGVYAGAMSSARKISQGLIVLPLIGLILQLIGYDSHLAHQSASTLSSLRYVFIFIPTVLILIGIYFSTKFKITPENFEIIKGEISRLEDGGSKDEVNEDVKTICENLTGSKYENLYK; translated from the coding sequence TTGCAAAATCTAAAACTAAGAAACTATATATCTTATGGAATGGGTGATATTTTTGGAGGTGGCGCTTTTGCCCTTATAGGCACTTTCTTTATGATTTTCCTAACAAACAATGTTGGCTTATCACCTGTATTAGCTGGACTTTTGTTTGGTTTGGGTAGATTCTGGATGGCTATTACAGATCCATTTTTTGGAAACTTATCTGACAAAACAAACACTCGTTTTGGTAGAAGACGTATCTTCTTCTTAATCGGTATAATTCCTATTATAATTACATTTATCCCTATGTGGATGACACCATTAAAAGTAGGTGTTAATGGTGTCACAGATACACAAGCTTTTATATATTACCTAGTAATGTACTGTATATTTGATGTTGTATATTCTATGGTTATTACCCCATATGCTGCATTAATCGCAGATATGACTCATGAATACAAGGAACGTGTTCGACTATCTGCTTTTAGAATGGGCTTCTCACAGTTTTCATCAATACTAGCAACATCAGTAGCTCCAATAATATTAGCAGCTTATACATATAGTGATAAGGCTTATGTTGTTATGGCAACAGTATTCTCAATACTATATGCAATAGTTTGGGTTGTTGTATTTTTAGGAACTAAAGAGATAACTACCAACACTAACGAAGTAAAAAAAGAAAAAGAATCTTTTATATCAAAGTTAACTGGTCTACTATCTTCATTTGCATCTGCATTTAAAAACAAATCTTTCCGTGCACAACTAGGATTATATCTTGCAGCATTTACAGCTTTAGACTTCTTAATGACATTAAGTGTATACTTTATCAAAACTTACCTTGAAAGCCCTCAGTTAGTATCTTACATAAGTACTATGTGGATTGCTCAAATCTGTGTTTTACCAATATATGTCTTTATCGCTAACAAATTTAGTAAAGCAACCAGTTATCGAATTGGAGCTACAATATGGGTCCTATCGATGCTAGGATTACTACTTCTAAATCAAACAAATGCATCTGCTTTAACTGTTTCCGCAGGATTTATCTTAATAGGAATTGGTCTTTCACCATGTTATATGATACCTATGGCAATGCTTAGCTTTGTTACAGAAGTAGATGTATTACTTAGTAAGCAAAGAAGAACTGGTGTTTACGCTGGAGCAATGTCTTCAGCTCGCAAAATCTCTCAGGGGCTTATTGTTTTACCATTAATAGGTCTCATTCTACAGTTAATTGGCTATGATTCACACCTAGCTCATCAATCAGCAAGTACCCTTTCTTCATTAAGATATGTATTTATATTTATACCTACAGTACTAATACTTATTGGTATATATTTTTCAACAAAATTTAAAATAACACCTGAAAACTTTGAAATAATTAAAGGCGAAATCTCTAGACTAGAAGATGGAGGCTCTAAAGATGAAGTAAATGAAGATGTCAAAACTATATGTGAAAACCTGACGGGTTCAAAATACGAAAACTTATATAAATAG
- the secF gene encoding protein translocase subunit SecF: MEFFKQKTQIDFLGIKKYTTAFSVLMIVISLFFIFTKGLNLGLDFTGGYQVQLQTSKMLSSESMSKKLEEIGFKHTTITTFGDNDNYLIKFAPDEVNSKSENLEDAQQQLQKDVETALGAKVESINYIGPQVGKELASNGVLAIIIAMVCILIYISARFEMKFGISACIALIHDPIVILGIFSAFQLEFDLTVLAAILAVIGYSLNDTVVIYDRVRENFRKMRNSNVTEVVNRSINDTLSRTILTSGLTMLVVVVLFLFGGSSVHNFSLALILGIVVGTYSSIYVAGVVAVALGLNRESLLPKQVNKEDIPIL, translated from the coding sequence ATGGAATTTTTTAAACAAAAGACTCAGATTGATTTCTTAGGTATCAAAAAGTATACGACTGCTTTTTCAGTGCTTATGATTGTTATCTCTTTGTTCTTTATATTTACTAAAGGTCTAAATCTTGGTTTAGATTTTACTGGTGGTTATCAGGTTCAGCTGCAAACTTCAAAAATGCTAAGCTCTGAATCTATGTCTAAGAAATTAGAAGAGATTGGTTTTAAGCATACAACTATAACTACTTTTGGCGACAATGATAACTATTTGATTAAGTTTGCTCCAGATGAAGTTAACTCTAAATCTGAAAATCTTGAAGATGCCCAACAGCAGCTACAAAAAGATGTAGAAACAGCTTTAGGAGCCAAAGTAGAAAGTATAAACTATATTGGTCCTCAAGTAGGTAAAGAGCTAGCAAGCAATGGTGTACTGGCAATAATTATTGCTATGGTATGTATCTTAATTTATATAAGTGCTAGATTTGAGATGAAGTTCGGTATAAGTGCTTGTATTGCGTTAATACATGATCCTATTGTTATACTCGGCATATTCTCAGCTTTTCAGTTAGAGTTTGATTTAACTGTTTTAGCAGCAATTTTAGCTGTGATTGGTTATTCACTAAATGATACTGTTGTAATTTATGACAGAGTACGTGAAAACTTTAGAAAAATGCGTAATTCTAATGTTACAGAAGTTGTTAATAGAAGTATTAACGACACGCTATCAAGAACTATATTAACATCTGGTTTAACTATGCTTGTTGTTGTGGTGTTATTCTTGTTTGGTGGAAGTTCTGTGCATAATTTCTCTTTGGCTTTAATTCTAGGTATCGTTGTAGGTACTTACTCATCAATTTATGTGGCAGGTGTCGTTGCTGTAGCTTTAGGGTTAAATAGAGAATCATTGTTGCCTAAACAGGTAAATAAAGAAGATATTCCTATACTTTAA